Proteins from one Coffea arabica cultivar ET-39 chromosome 8c, Coffea Arabica ET-39 HiFi, whole genome shotgun sequence genomic window:
- the LOC113705422 gene encoding uncharacterized protein isoform X3, with product MLLASYYYHYHPPPLLLLLLAMDMDMEKTTAGASEDSEEKMITLELEAAEALAGLAYSATPHQQPESPPVINYGSSSFPPQKPSQPPSTCDLPPHLPQQGQAIVIKEPSERVSNVITRTVKDEKNDEFKAGGLSCSTSYFSVGGSSSRQPSTEIEKETRRLRRVLANRESARQTIRRRQAIFEELTRKAANLTLENENLKKELAMKEYDSLKNTNDYLMEQMAKMVKPKSEQITGESNFNCGGCSVSACSRTPFSPYTPSPILPLHWPSAVQPLDATLFRSRSLCDIANPSLFAMTHEPRPELLSDQRESAMVANPGALLYVLPFPCFFPLHSPTNALRRQPSPQNDGQNQAYSNNQCAASSSAKNSLHGEDDQACLSLKVKTEASNSTVNSSVDDVHQAGFGYPPDGGGNIGGTYPDRMVLMPTPLRCVRPATSLPVGLSTAARRNDTLTKAEVAASSAGQREKGASEEYQKPVVYSRKMSEDATTAAEARRRRKELMKLKIL from the exons ATGCTTCTGGCCTCCTACTACTACCACTATCATCCTCCACCATTACTACTACTATTACTAGCTATGGATATGGATATGGAGAAAACAACTGCTGGGGCTTCGGAGGATTCGGAGGAGAAAATGATCACCTTAGAGTTGGAGGCCGCGGAAGCTTTGGCGGGTTTAGCCTATTCCGCCACGCCCCACCAACAACCGGAATCCCCACCAGTGATCAACTACGGGTCTTCCTCATTCCCACCACAAAAACCATCACAGCCGCCCTCTACCTGTGATCTACCTCCTCATCTTCCTCAG CAGGGTCAGGCAATTGTGATCAAGGAGCCTTCCGAAAGGGTATCAAATGTGATCACTAGAACTGTAAAAGatgagaaaaatgatgaatttaAAGCAGGAGGCTTGTCGTGTTCCACTAGTTATTTTTCTGTTGGTGGTAGCAGCTCAAGGCAACCTTCAACTGAG ATTGAAAAGGAAACACGAAGGCTTCGTCGTGTATTGGCAAATAGAGAATCAGCGAGGCAGACAATTCGGCGTAGGCAG GCTATATTTGAGGAGTTAACTAGAAAAGCAGCGAATCTGACACTGGAGAATgagaatttgaagaag GAGCTGGCAATGAAGGAGTATGATTCACTAAAAAACACAAATGATTACTTGATGGAACAG ATGGCCAAAATGGTGAAGCCCAAGTCAGAGCAAATCACAGGAGAATCAAACTTTAATTGTGGAGGATGTTCTGTATCTGCATGTTCAAGAACTCCATTTTCTCCTTATACACCATCCCCTATTCTTCCACTTCACTGGCCATCAGCAGTTCAACCTCTAGATGCTACCCTGTTTCGAAGCAGATCTCTATGTGATATTGCAAATCCATCGCTTTTTGCCATGACACATGAGCCAAGGCCGGAATTATTGTCTGATCAAAGAGAATCTGCGATGGTTGCTAATCCAGGAGCTTTGTTATACGTACTGCCATTCCCTTGTTTCTTTCCTCTGCATTCCCCAACAAATGCTCTTCGCCGCCAGCCCTCTCCCCAAAACGATGGACAAAATCAAGCTTATTCAAATAATCAGTGCGCCGCAAGTTCTTCCGCGAAAAACAGTCTGCATGGAGAGGATGACCAAGCCTGTTTATCCTTGAAAGTCAAAACAGAAGCTTCTAATTCAACCGTGAATAGCTCCGTTGATGATGTCCATCAGGCTGGATTTGGATACCCCCCAGACGGTGGTGGTAACATTGGAGGAACTTATCCTGATAGGATGGTTCTCATGCCGACACCCTTGAGGTGTGTCAGGCCGGCAACTAGTTTACCTGTAGGACTAAGTACTGCTGCGAGGAGAAATGACACTTTAACCAAGGCGGAGGTTGCCGCATCTTCTGCCGGACAAAGAGAAAAAGGTGCATCGGAAGAGTATCAAAAGCCAGTGGTTTACAGCAGGAAAATGTCAGAGGATGCAACCACTGCTGCAGAAGCCAGGAGGAGGAGAAAAGAATTGATGAAACTGAAAATCCTGTAG
- the LOC113705422 gene encoding uncharacterized protein isoform X1 yields MLLASYYYHYHPPPLLLLLLAMDMDMEKTTAGASEDSEEKMITLELEAAEALAGLAYSATPHQQPESPPVINYGSSSFPPQKPSQPPSTCDLPPHLPQQGQAIVIKEPSERVSNVITRTVKDEKNDEFKAGGLSCSTSYFSVGGSSSRQPSTEIEKETRRLRRVLANRESARQTIRRRQAIFEELTRKAANLTLENENLKKKKELAMKEYDSLKNTNDYLMEQMAKMVKPKSEQITGESNFNCGGCSVSACSRTPFSPYTPSPILPLHWPSAVQPLDATLFRSRSLCDIANPSLFAMTHEPRPELLSDQRESAMVANPGALLYVLPFPCFFPLHSPTNALRRQPSPQNDGQNQAYSNNQCAASSSAKNSLHGEDDQACLSLKVKTEASNSTVNSSVDDVHQAGFGYPPDGGGNIGGTYPDRMVLMPTPLRCVRPATSLPVGLSTAARRNDTLTKAEVAASSAGQREKGASEEYQKPVVYSRKMSEDATTAAEARRRRKELMKLKIL; encoded by the exons ATGCTTCTGGCCTCCTACTACTACCACTATCATCCTCCACCATTACTACTACTATTACTAGCTATGGATATGGATATGGAGAAAACAACTGCTGGGGCTTCGGAGGATTCGGAGGAGAAAATGATCACCTTAGAGTTGGAGGCCGCGGAAGCTTTGGCGGGTTTAGCCTATTCCGCCACGCCCCACCAACAACCGGAATCCCCACCAGTGATCAACTACGGGTCTTCCTCATTCCCACCACAAAAACCATCACAGCCGCCCTCTACCTGTGATCTACCTCCTCATCTTCCTCAG CAGGGTCAGGCAATTGTGATCAAGGAGCCTTCCGAAAGGGTATCAAATGTGATCACTAGAACTGTAAAAGatgagaaaaatgatgaatttaAAGCAGGAGGCTTGTCGTGTTCCACTAGTTATTTTTCTGTTGGTGGTAGCAGCTCAAGGCAACCTTCAACTGAG ATTGAAAAGGAAACACGAAGGCTTCGTCGTGTATTGGCAAATAGAGAATCAGCGAGGCAGACAATTCGGCGTAGGCAG GCTATATTTGAGGAGTTAACTAGAAAAGCAGCGAATCTGACACTGGAGAATgagaatttgaagaag AAAAAGGAGCTGGCAATGAAGGAGTATGATTCACTAAAAAACACAAATGATTACTTGATGGAACAG ATGGCCAAAATGGTGAAGCCCAAGTCAGAGCAAATCACAGGAGAATCAAACTTTAATTGTGGAGGATGTTCTGTATCTGCATGTTCAAGAACTCCATTTTCTCCTTATACACCATCCCCTATTCTTCCACTTCACTGGCCATCAGCAGTTCAACCTCTAGATGCTACCCTGTTTCGAAGCAGATCTCTATGTGATATTGCAAATCCATCGCTTTTTGCCATGACACATGAGCCAAGGCCGGAATTATTGTCTGATCAAAGAGAATCTGCGATGGTTGCTAATCCAGGAGCTTTGTTATACGTACTGCCATTCCCTTGTTTCTTTCCTCTGCATTCCCCAACAAATGCTCTTCGCCGCCAGCCCTCTCCCCAAAACGATGGACAAAATCAAGCTTATTCAAATAATCAGTGCGCCGCAAGTTCTTCCGCGAAAAACAGTCTGCATGGAGAGGATGACCAAGCCTGTTTATCCTTGAAAGTCAAAACAGAAGCTTCTAATTCAACCGTGAATAGCTCCGTTGATGATGTCCATCAGGCTGGATTTGGATACCCCCCAGACGGTGGTGGTAACATTGGAGGAACTTATCCTGATAGGATGGTTCTCATGCCGACACCCTTGAGGTGTGTCAGGCCGGCAACTAGTTTACCTGTAGGACTAAGTACTGCTGCGAGGAGAAATGACACTTTAACCAAGGCGGAGGTTGCCGCATCTTCTGCCGGACAAAGAGAAAAAGGTGCATCGGAAGAGTATCAAAAGCCAGTGGTTTACAGCAGGAAAATGTCAGAGGATGCAACCACTGCTGCAGAAGCCAGGAGGAGGAGAAAAGAATTGATGAAACTGAAAATCCTGTAG
- the LOC113705422 gene encoding uncharacterized protein isoform X4 has translation MLLASYYYHYHPPPLLLLLLAMDMDMEKTTAGASEDSEEKMITLELEAAEALAGLAYSATPHQQPESPPVINYGSSSFPPQKPSQPPSTCDLPPHLPQQGQAIVIKEPSERVSNVITRTVKDEKNDEFKAGGLSCSTSYFSVGGSSSRQPSTEIEKETRRLRRVLANRESARQTIRRRQAIFEELTRKAANLTLENENLKKMAKMVKPKSEQITGESNFNCGGCSVSACSRTPFSPYTPSPILPLHWPSAVQPLDATLFRSRSLCDIANPSLFAMTHEPRPELLSDQRESAMVANPGALLYVLPFPCFFPLHSPTNALRRQPSPQNDGQNQAYSNNQCAASSSAKNSLHGEDDQACLSLKVKTEASNSTVNSSVDDVHQAGFGYPPDGGGNIGGTYPDRMVLMPTPLRCVRPATSLPVGLSTAARRNDTLTKAEVAASSAGQREKGASEEYQKPVVYSRKMSEDATTAAEARRRRKELMKLKIL, from the exons ATGCTTCTGGCCTCCTACTACTACCACTATCATCCTCCACCATTACTACTACTATTACTAGCTATGGATATGGATATGGAGAAAACAACTGCTGGGGCTTCGGAGGATTCGGAGGAGAAAATGATCACCTTAGAGTTGGAGGCCGCGGAAGCTTTGGCGGGTTTAGCCTATTCCGCCACGCCCCACCAACAACCGGAATCCCCACCAGTGATCAACTACGGGTCTTCCTCATTCCCACCACAAAAACCATCACAGCCGCCCTCTACCTGTGATCTACCTCCTCATCTTCCTCAG CAGGGTCAGGCAATTGTGATCAAGGAGCCTTCCGAAAGGGTATCAAATGTGATCACTAGAACTGTAAAAGatgagaaaaatgatgaatttaAAGCAGGAGGCTTGTCGTGTTCCACTAGTTATTTTTCTGTTGGTGGTAGCAGCTCAAGGCAACCTTCAACTGAG ATTGAAAAGGAAACACGAAGGCTTCGTCGTGTATTGGCAAATAGAGAATCAGCGAGGCAGACAATTCGGCGTAGGCAG GCTATATTTGAGGAGTTAACTAGAAAAGCAGCGAATCTGACACTGGAGAATgagaatttgaagaag ATGGCCAAAATGGTGAAGCCCAAGTCAGAGCAAATCACAGGAGAATCAAACTTTAATTGTGGAGGATGTTCTGTATCTGCATGTTCAAGAACTCCATTTTCTCCTTATACACCATCCCCTATTCTTCCACTTCACTGGCCATCAGCAGTTCAACCTCTAGATGCTACCCTGTTTCGAAGCAGATCTCTATGTGATATTGCAAATCCATCGCTTTTTGCCATGACACATGAGCCAAGGCCGGAATTATTGTCTGATCAAAGAGAATCTGCGATGGTTGCTAATCCAGGAGCTTTGTTATACGTACTGCCATTCCCTTGTTTCTTTCCTCTGCATTCCCCAACAAATGCTCTTCGCCGCCAGCCCTCTCCCCAAAACGATGGACAAAATCAAGCTTATTCAAATAATCAGTGCGCCGCAAGTTCTTCCGCGAAAAACAGTCTGCATGGAGAGGATGACCAAGCCTGTTTATCCTTGAAAGTCAAAACAGAAGCTTCTAATTCAACCGTGAATAGCTCCGTTGATGATGTCCATCAGGCTGGATTTGGATACCCCCCAGACGGTGGTGGTAACATTGGAGGAACTTATCCTGATAGGATGGTTCTCATGCCGACACCCTTGAGGTGTGTCAGGCCGGCAACTAGTTTACCTGTAGGACTAAGTACTGCTGCGAGGAGAAATGACACTTTAACCAAGGCGGAGGTTGCCGCATCTTCTGCCGGACAAAGAGAAAAAGGTGCATCGGAAGAGTATCAAAAGCCAGTGGTTTACAGCAGGAAAATGTCAGAGGATGCAACCACTGCTGCAGAAGCCAGGAGGAGGAGAAAAGAATTGATGAAACTGAAAATCCTGTAG
- the LOC113705422 gene encoding uncharacterized protein isoform X5: MLLASYYYHYHPPPLLLLLLAMDMDMEKTTAGASEDSEEKMITLELEAAEALAGLAYSATPHQQPESPPVINYGSSSFPPQKPSQPPSTCDLPPHLPQGQAIVIKEPSERVSNVITRTVKDEKNDEFKAGGLSCSTSYFSVGGSSSRQPSTEIEKETRRLRRVLANRESARQTIRRRQAIFEELTRKAANLTLENENLKKMAKMVKPKSEQITGESNFNCGGCSVSACSRTPFSPYTPSPILPLHWPSAVQPLDATLFRSRSLCDIANPSLFAMTHEPRPELLSDQRESAMVANPGALLYVLPFPCFFPLHSPTNALRRQPSPQNDGQNQAYSNNQCAASSSAKNSLHGEDDQACLSLKVKTEASNSTVNSSVDDVHQAGFGYPPDGGGNIGGTYPDRMVLMPTPLRCVRPATSLPVGLSTAARRNDTLTKAEVAASSAGQREKGASEEYQKPVVYSRKMSEDATTAAEARRRRKELMKLKIL; encoded by the exons ATGCTTCTGGCCTCCTACTACTACCACTATCATCCTCCACCATTACTACTACTATTACTAGCTATGGATATGGATATGGAGAAAACAACTGCTGGGGCTTCGGAGGATTCGGAGGAGAAAATGATCACCTTAGAGTTGGAGGCCGCGGAAGCTTTGGCGGGTTTAGCCTATTCCGCCACGCCCCACCAACAACCGGAATCCCCACCAGTGATCAACTACGGGTCTTCCTCATTCCCACCACAAAAACCATCACAGCCGCCCTCTACCTGTGATCTACCTCCTCATCTTCCTCAG GGTCAGGCAATTGTGATCAAGGAGCCTTCCGAAAGGGTATCAAATGTGATCACTAGAACTGTAAAAGatgagaaaaatgatgaatttaAAGCAGGAGGCTTGTCGTGTTCCACTAGTTATTTTTCTGTTGGTGGTAGCAGCTCAAGGCAACCTTCAACTGAG ATTGAAAAGGAAACACGAAGGCTTCGTCGTGTATTGGCAAATAGAGAATCAGCGAGGCAGACAATTCGGCGTAGGCAG GCTATATTTGAGGAGTTAACTAGAAAAGCAGCGAATCTGACACTGGAGAATgagaatttgaagaag ATGGCCAAAATGGTGAAGCCCAAGTCAGAGCAAATCACAGGAGAATCAAACTTTAATTGTGGAGGATGTTCTGTATCTGCATGTTCAAGAACTCCATTTTCTCCTTATACACCATCCCCTATTCTTCCACTTCACTGGCCATCAGCAGTTCAACCTCTAGATGCTACCCTGTTTCGAAGCAGATCTCTATGTGATATTGCAAATCCATCGCTTTTTGCCATGACACATGAGCCAAGGCCGGAATTATTGTCTGATCAAAGAGAATCTGCGATGGTTGCTAATCCAGGAGCTTTGTTATACGTACTGCCATTCCCTTGTTTCTTTCCTCTGCATTCCCCAACAAATGCTCTTCGCCGCCAGCCCTCTCCCCAAAACGATGGACAAAATCAAGCTTATTCAAATAATCAGTGCGCCGCAAGTTCTTCCGCGAAAAACAGTCTGCATGGAGAGGATGACCAAGCCTGTTTATCCTTGAAAGTCAAAACAGAAGCTTCTAATTCAACCGTGAATAGCTCCGTTGATGATGTCCATCAGGCTGGATTTGGATACCCCCCAGACGGTGGTGGTAACATTGGAGGAACTTATCCTGATAGGATGGTTCTCATGCCGACACCCTTGAGGTGTGTCAGGCCGGCAACTAGTTTACCTGTAGGACTAAGTACTGCTGCGAGGAGAAATGACACTTTAACCAAGGCGGAGGTTGCCGCATCTTCTGCCGGACAAAGAGAAAAAGGTGCATCGGAAGAGTATCAAAAGCCAGTGGTTTACAGCAGGAAAATGTCAGAGGATGCAACCACTGCTGCAGAAGCCAGGAGGAGGAGAAAAGAATTGATGAAACTGAAAATCCTGTAG
- the LOC113705422 gene encoding uncharacterized protein isoform X2, which translates to MLLASYYYHYHPPPLLLLLLAMDMDMEKTTAGASEDSEEKMITLELEAAEALAGLAYSATPHQQPESPPVINYGSSSFPPQKPSQPPSTCDLPPHLPQGQAIVIKEPSERVSNVITRTVKDEKNDEFKAGGLSCSTSYFSVGGSSSRQPSTEIEKETRRLRRVLANRESARQTIRRRQAIFEELTRKAANLTLENENLKKKKELAMKEYDSLKNTNDYLMEQMAKMVKPKSEQITGESNFNCGGCSVSACSRTPFSPYTPSPILPLHWPSAVQPLDATLFRSRSLCDIANPSLFAMTHEPRPELLSDQRESAMVANPGALLYVLPFPCFFPLHSPTNALRRQPSPQNDGQNQAYSNNQCAASSSAKNSLHGEDDQACLSLKVKTEASNSTVNSSVDDVHQAGFGYPPDGGGNIGGTYPDRMVLMPTPLRCVRPATSLPVGLSTAARRNDTLTKAEVAASSAGQREKGASEEYQKPVVYSRKMSEDATTAAEARRRRKELMKLKIL; encoded by the exons ATGCTTCTGGCCTCCTACTACTACCACTATCATCCTCCACCATTACTACTACTATTACTAGCTATGGATATGGATATGGAGAAAACAACTGCTGGGGCTTCGGAGGATTCGGAGGAGAAAATGATCACCTTAGAGTTGGAGGCCGCGGAAGCTTTGGCGGGTTTAGCCTATTCCGCCACGCCCCACCAACAACCGGAATCCCCACCAGTGATCAACTACGGGTCTTCCTCATTCCCACCACAAAAACCATCACAGCCGCCCTCTACCTGTGATCTACCTCCTCATCTTCCTCAG GGTCAGGCAATTGTGATCAAGGAGCCTTCCGAAAGGGTATCAAATGTGATCACTAGAACTGTAAAAGatgagaaaaatgatgaatttaAAGCAGGAGGCTTGTCGTGTTCCACTAGTTATTTTTCTGTTGGTGGTAGCAGCTCAAGGCAACCTTCAACTGAG ATTGAAAAGGAAACACGAAGGCTTCGTCGTGTATTGGCAAATAGAGAATCAGCGAGGCAGACAATTCGGCGTAGGCAG GCTATATTTGAGGAGTTAACTAGAAAAGCAGCGAATCTGACACTGGAGAATgagaatttgaagaag AAAAAGGAGCTGGCAATGAAGGAGTATGATTCACTAAAAAACACAAATGATTACTTGATGGAACAG ATGGCCAAAATGGTGAAGCCCAAGTCAGAGCAAATCACAGGAGAATCAAACTTTAATTGTGGAGGATGTTCTGTATCTGCATGTTCAAGAACTCCATTTTCTCCTTATACACCATCCCCTATTCTTCCACTTCACTGGCCATCAGCAGTTCAACCTCTAGATGCTACCCTGTTTCGAAGCAGATCTCTATGTGATATTGCAAATCCATCGCTTTTTGCCATGACACATGAGCCAAGGCCGGAATTATTGTCTGATCAAAGAGAATCTGCGATGGTTGCTAATCCAGGAGCTTTGTTATACGTACTGCCATTCCCTTGTTTCTTTCCTCTGCATTCCCCAACAAATGCTCTTCGCCGCCAGCCCTCTCCCCAAAACGATGGACAAAATCAAGCTTATTCAAATAATCAGTGCGCCGCAAGTTCTTCCGCGAAAAACAGTCTGCATGGAGAGGATGACCAAGCCTGTTTATCCTTGAAAGTCAAAACAGAAGCTTCTAATTCAACCGTGAATAGCTCCGTTGATGATGTCCATCAGGCTGGATTTGGATACCCCCCAGACGGTGGTGGTAACATTGGAGGAACTTATCCTGATAGGATGGTTCTCATGCCGACACCCTTGAGGTGTGTCAGGCCGGCAACTAGTTTACCTGTAGGACTAAGTACTGCTGCGAGGAGAAATGACACTTTAACCAAGGCGGAGGTTGCCGCATCTTCTGCCGGACAAAGAGAAAAAGGTGCATCGGAAGAGTATCAAAAGCCAGTGGTTTACAGCAGGAAAATGTCAGAGGATGCAACCACTGCTGCAGAAGCCAGGAGGAGGAGAAAAGAATTGATGAAACTGAAAATCCTGTAG